One genomic window of Ignavibacteriales bacterium includes the following:
- the lipB gene encoding lipoyl(octanoyl) transferase LipB, producing MHTAKQFIYRELDYCDLGLVDYKQTWDLQLETFEQRRLNKINDTLFLLEHPHTYTLGKVADKKNLISSKEYLHENQISIYDIDRGGDITYHGPGQIVGYPIINLGDWYEDTHKYLRGLEEVIIITCKDFGLQTGRVEGLTGVWIENRKIAAIGIKVSRWITMHGFAFNVNTDLSLFNGIIPCGISDKAVTSLEKELAKIIFLDEVKEKLLSNFKTVFNYDFVNTILKEENQVIHLDGMKD from the coding sequence ATGCATACGGCGAAGCAATTCATATATAGAGAATTAGATTACTGCGATCTCGGTCTGGTTGATTATAAACAAACCTGGGATTTGCAGCTTGAAACATTCGAGCAAAGAAGGTTGAATAAAATTAACGATACTTTATTTTTGCTCGAACATCCACATACATATACTTTAGGTAAAGTTGCGGACAAGAAAAATTTGATCAGTTCAAAGGAATATTTGCATGAAAATCAGATCTCGATTTATGATATTGATCGGGGCGGTGATATCACCTATCATGGTCCAGGTCAAATAGTTGGTTACCCGATTATTAATCTTGGCGATTGGTACGAAGATACTCATAAGTATTTAAGAGGATTAGAAGAAGTGATCATTATTACCTGCAAAGATTTTGGATTACAAACTGGCAGAGTTGAAGGTTTAACTGGCGTTTGGATCGAAAACAGAAAGATTGCGGCAATAGGAATTAAAGTTAGCCGATGGATTACGATGCACGGTTTTGCGTTCAATGTTAATACTGATCTTTCTTTGTTTAACGGAATAATTCCCTGTGGTATTTCAGATAAAGCTGTTACTTCATTGGAAAAAGAATTGGCGAAAATAATTTTCTTAGATGAAGTAAAGGAAAAATTGTTAAGCAATTTCAAAACTGTTTTCAATTATGATTTTGTAAATACTATTTTAAAAGAAGAAAATCAGGTAATTCATTTAGATGGAATGAAAGATTAG